A stretch of the Streptomyces sp. NBC_01428 genome encodes the following:
- a CDS encoding polynucleotide kinase-phosphatase — protein MSDETYQGRVLPVTDLSLVVLIGASGSGKSTFARRHFKPTEIISSDFCRGLVADDENDQSASGDAFDVLHYIAGKRLAAGRRTVVDATSVQQDSRRQLVELARKHDVLPIAIVLDVPEEVCAERNAARTDRAGMPRRVIQRHIRELRRSLRQLEREGFRKVHVLRGVADVENASVVTEKRFNDLTHLTGPFDIVGDIHGCAAELETLLGKLGYVDGAHPEGRTAVFVGDLVDRGPDTPGVLRRVMSMVGSGDALCVPGNHENKLGRYLKGRKVQHTHGLAETIEQLDAQSDAFRSSVREFVDGLVSHYVLDGGRLVVCHAGLPEKYHGRTSGRVRSHALYGDTTGETDEFGLPVRYPWAEDYRGRAAVVYGHTPVPTATWLNNTICLDTGAVFGGKLTALRWPERELVDVPAEQVWYEPAKPLATEAPGGHEGRPLDLADVYGRRAVETRHAGRVAVREENAAAALEVMSRFAVDPRLLPYLPPTMAPTATSHVEGYLEHPAEAFAQYKEDGVERVVCEEKHMGSRAVALVCRDADVARERFGVDGPTGSLYTRTGRPFFDDAAVTEEILGRVRAAATEAGLWEELDTDWLLLDAELMPWSLKASGLLRNQYAAVGAASGAVFPGALSALEGAAARGIDVGDLLSRQRERAVDAAAFTDAYRRYCWTTDGLDGVRLAPFQILAVQGRSLAALPHDGQLALIDRLVEHDGTGLLQTTRRLFVDTGDPESVRAGVDWWLEMTGRGGEGMVVKPAGALVRSEKGRLMQPGIKCRGREYLRIIYGPEYTRPENLTRLRGRFLNHKRSLALREYALGLEALDRLAEGEPLWRVHEAVFATLALESEPVDPRL, from the coding sequence ATGAGCGACGAGACCTACCAGGGGCGCGTCCTGCCCGTCACCGACCTCTCCCTCGTGGTGCTGATCGGCGCGTCGGGATCCGGCAAGTCGACCTTCGCCCGGCGCCACTTCAAGCCGACGGAGATCATCTCCAGCGACTTCTGCCGTGGCCTGGTCGCCGACGACGAGAACGACCAGAGCGCCAGCGGCGACGCCTTCGACGTCCTGCACTACATCGCGGGCAAGCGCCTCGCGGCCGGCCGCCGGACCGTCGTCGACGCGACCAGCGTCCAGCAGGACAGCCGCCGGCAGCTGGTCGAACTCGCCCGCAAGCACGACGTGCTGCCCATCGCGATCGTCCTCGACGTGCCCGAGGAAGTGTGCGCCGAACGCAACGCGGCCCGCACCGACCGCGCCGGGATGCCGCGCCGCGTCATCCAGCGCCACATCCGCGAACTGCGCCGCTCCCTGCGGCAGTTGGAGCGCGAAGGCTTCCGCAAGGTGCACGTCCTGCGGGGCGTCGCCGACGTGGAGAACGCCTCGGTCGTGACGGAGAAGCGGTTCAACGACCTGACCCACCTCACCGGCCCCTTCGACATCGTCGGCGACATCCACGGGTGCGCCGCCGAGCTGGAGACCCTGCTCGGCAAGCTCGGCTACGTCGACGGCGCGCACCCCGAGGGCCGTACCGCCGTCTTCGTCGGTGACCTCGTCGACCGCGGACCCGACACCCCCGGCGTACTGCGCCGCGTGATGTCCATGGTCGGGTCGGGCGACGCCCTGTGCGTGCCCGGCAACCACGAGAACAAGCTCGGCCGCTACCTCAAGGGCCGCAAGGTCCAGCACACGCACGGACTCGCCGAGACCATCGAGCAGCTGGACGCGCAGAGCGACGCGTTCCGTTCCTCCGTGCGGGAGTTCGTCGACGGACTCGTCAGCCACTACGTCCTCGACGGCGGCCGGCTCGTGGTCTGCCACGCCGGTCTGCCCGAGAAGTACCACGGCCGCACCTCGGGCCGGGTGCGCTCGCACGCGCTCTACGGCGACACCACCGGCGAGACCGACGAGTTCGGCCTGCCGGTGCGCTACCCGTGGGCCGAGGACTACCGGGGCCGCGCCGCCGTGGTCTACGGCCACACCCCCGTCCCCACGGCGACCTGGCTCAACAACACCATCTGCCTGGACACCGGCGCGGTGTTCGGCGGCAAGCTGACCGCGCTGCGCTGGCCGGAGCGCGAACTGGTCGACGTACCGGCCGAGCAGGTCTGGTACGAACCGGCCAAGCCGCTCGCCACCGAGGCGCCGGGCGGTCACGAGGGCAGGCCGCTGGACCTCGCGGACGTGTACGGCCGCAGGGCCGTCGAGACCCGGCACGCCGGCCGGGTGGCCGTCCGTGAGGAGAACGCTGCCGCGGCCCTGGAGGTCATGAGCCGCTTCGCCGTGGACCCGCGGCTGCTCCCGTACCTGCCGCCGACCATGGCCCCCACCGCGACCTCGCACGTCGAGGGCTACCTGGAGCACCCCGCGGAGGCCTTCGCCCAGTACAAGGAGGACGGGGTAGAGCGGGTCGTGTGCGAGGAGAAGCACATGGGGTCGCGGGCGGTGGCTCTGGTCTGCCGGGACGCGGACGTGGCGCGCGAGCGGTTCGGCGTGGACGGCCCCACCGGGTCCCTGTACACCCGCACCGGCCGGCCCTTCTTCGACGACGCCGCCGTCACCGAGGAGATCCTCGGCCGGGTGCGTGCCGCCGCGACCGAGGCCGGACTGTGGGAGGAGCTGGACACCGACTGGCTGCTGCTCGACGCCGAGCTGATGCCGTGGTCGCTGAAGGCGTCCGGACTGCTGCGCAACCAGTACGCCGCGGTCGGCGCCGCGTCCGGAGCGGTGTTCCCGGGTGCCCTGTCGGCGCTCGAAGGGGCCGCCGCGCGGGGCATCGATGTCGGGGACCTGCTGAGCCGCCAGCGTGAACGGGCCGTGGACGCGGCCGCGTTCACCGACGCCTACCGGCGCTACTGCTGGACCACGGACGGCCTCGACGGCGTCCGCCTCGCCCCGTTCCAGATCCTGGCCGTCCAGGGACGGAGCCTCGCCGCGCTGCCGCACGACGGGCAACTGGCCCTGATCGACCGGCTCGTGGAACACGACGGCACCGGTCTCCTCCAGACCACCCGGCGCCTCTTCGTCGACACCGGTGACCCGGAGTCGGTGCGGGCCGGCGTCGACTGGTGGCTGGAGATGACCGGCCGCGGCGGCGAGGGCATGGTCGTGAAGCCGGCGGGGGCGCTGGTGCGGAGCGAGAAGGGGCGGCTGATGCAGCCCGGCATCAAGTGCCGGGGGCGTGAGTACCTGCGGATCATCTACGGTCCGGAGTACACCCGTCCGGAGAACCTCACCCGCCTGCGCGGCCGTTTCCTGAACCACAAGCGGTCCCTCGCGCTGCGCGAGTACGCCCTCGGCCTGGAGGCACTGGACCGCCTGGCGGAGGGAGAACCGCTCTGGCGCGTCCACGAGGCGGTCTTCGCCACGCTGGCCCTGGAATCCGAACCGGTGGACCCCCGCCTGTAG